The sequence CCTGAAGGACCTGGAAGTCGCGGTCGCCGGCCCGAAGCACCCGGGGCGCAAGTTCGACAGCTCCTGCTTCAGCGGCGAATACGTCACGGGCATTGAGCCGGATTACTTCGAACGCATCCGGCAGCTGCGCTCGGACGAGGCGAAGAAAAAGCGCCGCGCCTGACGCCATGGCCTCGCTGTTCGACGCGGCACGCGCGTGCCTCGATGCGGCGACGCCGGACGACAAACTCGCACGCACCGCGGAGGCGGCGAAGGCCTTCGCAGACGGTGCATTCGCGCTGCTGGAAGACGATCGCGAGCCCGAACCCATTCGCATGCCGGGCCGCCCGGAGCGCCCGCGCCTGGTGCATCCGCGCGAATTGCCGCGCCGTGGTTTCGGCACGCTCGAGGGGCGCGCGGCCTTCATCCACGCCGTGGCGCACATCGAGTTCAACGCGATCGACCTGGCGTGGGATGCGGTGTATCGCTTCCGCCATTTCCCGCCGGCGTATTACGCGGACTGGATCGGCGTGGCGTCCGATGAAGCACGCCACTTCGCGATGCTGCGCACGCGCCTGCGCGAATTCGGCCACGACTACGGCGACTTCGACGCGCACAACGGTTTGTGGGAAATGGCGGAGAAGACCGCGCACGATGCGTTGGCGCGCATGGCGTTGGTGCCGCGCGTGCTCGAAGCGCGCGGGCTCGATGTCACGCCGGGCATGATCGTGAAGCTGCGGTCGCTGGGCGACGACGCGACGGCCGACATCCTCGAGGTCATCCTGCGCGAGGAAGTGGGGCATGTCGCGGCGGGATCGCGGTGGTATCGGTGGTGCTGCGCGCTGCAGGGCATCGAGCCCCGTGCGAAGTTCCGCGAGCTGCTCGGAGCGTACGCGCGGCCGGTGTTGCACGGGCCGTTCAACCTGGAAGCGCGCAGTGCGGCGGGCTTCGACGAGGAAGAGCTCGCGGCGTTGCAGCAGCTCGACATGCAATCGCGCAGCTAGCGCGTCATTCGGAATTCCCCGATACCCGGGCGGGCAGCGAAAGGCGAGGATGTCGCATCGGTCGTCGCGGTTGTCACTTGACAACCACGACACCACCCTCTAGCCTGCGCGGAGCCCGACATGGCAAGGAAGCGGCATCCGAAACCCGAGGTGGAGTCGGCGATTCGCCATGCCGAATCGCACGGATGGCGCATCCAGGTCGGTGGCGCACACGCGTGGGGCCGCATGCTCTGCCCTTACGACGATGCCGCGTGCCGCTGCGGCGAGTTTTGCATCACCGGGATCTGGAGCACGCCGAAGAATCCCGGCATCCATGGCAGGCAGCTCAGGCGCGTGGTGGACAACTGCGCGCACGAACGAATCGGCAAGGGCGTTTGATCGGCAGGAGACCATCCAAGATGCGCGAATACGAGTTCACCCTGAAGTTCCGGCTGTCCGACCCGGCCGCGGATCCCGACCAGCATCTGGAGGCGCTGGCGGCGTCCGGCTGCGACGATGCCACCGTGGGTCTCGGCCAACGCGGTCGAATCGCGCTGGTGTTCGCACGCGAATCAAAATCCGCATGGGCCGCCATCGCGTCGGCCGTGCGCGACGTCAAGCAGGCGATCCCGGGTGCCGAACTCATCGAAGCCTCGCCGGATTTCGTCGGCCTGAGCGACTTGGCGGACATCGCGGGCTTCACGCGCCAGAACATGCGCAAGCTGATGCTCAGCAACATCGCCACGTTCCCGCTGGCCGTGCACGAGGGCACGCCTTCGCTGTGGCATCTCGCCAGCGTGCTCACCTGGCTGCAGGACCATCAGCAGCGCCCCGTCGATGGCGTGCTGCTGGACATCGCGAAAACCAACATGGTGCTGAACATCGCGAAGGAAACGCGTCGCCTGCCGGGCGCGGCCTTGCCGAAGGAACTCGTGCCGCTGTTCGCCTGATCAGGCCGTCAGCGCGGCAAGCCGCGCGCCGTCGCGGTCCACGCGCAGCACCGATCCCTGTTCGTACCAATCGCCCAGCACGATGCGCTTGCCGTGCGCTTCGTCATGCACCCTTGGCCGATGCGTGTGTCCGTGGATCAGGCGCGGAATGCCGAAGCGCGCCATGGTGGCGTCCACCGTCGCAGGGGCCACGTCGGTGATCGCTTCCATCAGGCCTTCCTGCTTCAGCCCGGATTGGTGCGCCTTGCTCGCCGCACGCGCCTGGTGCGCGAACGCAAGGCGCGCCGGCAAGGGCTGCGAAAGGAACTGCGCCTGCCACTTCGGATCGCGCGTCTGCGCGCGGAATGCCTGGTAGGCCTTGTCGTCCGTGCACAAGGTGTCGCCGTGCATCAGGATCGCCGGCTCGCCTTCGAGCACGACGACCGCGGGGTCGGGAAGAATGCGCATTCGCGCGCGGCGTGCGTAGTCCTCGCCGAGCAGGAAGTCGCGATTGCCGCGGATGAAGAACGTCGGCGTACCGGCCGCTGCAAGCGCCGCAATGCGATCGGCGACGAAGGCGCCGACCTCGGAGGGATCGTCGTCGCCCACCCAGGCCTCGAACAGGTCGCCGAGGATGTAGAGCGCGTCGGCGCCACGGGCCTCGTCGGCCAGGAAATGGCCGAAGAGTTCGGTGATCGCGGGCCGCTCGGCGTCGAGGTGGAGGTCGGAAATGAACAACGTAGGCATCGCGGCATTCTACCGGCCGGGGGCGTAAAATCGCCCGTCTTTTCCGCCCCCGATGGCAACGCCCCCATGGCCGTCCGCACCCGTTTTGCCCCGAGCCCCACCGGTTACCTGCACATCGGCGGCGCGCGCGCCGCGCTGTACTGCTGGCTGGAAGCACGCCGCCACGACGGCAAGTTCATCCTGCGCATCGAAGACACCGACCGCGAGCGCAGCACGCAGGGTGCGATCGACGCGATCCTGGAGGCGATGGCGTGGCTCGGCCTGGACTACGACGAGGGCCCGATCTACCAGACCCAGCGCATCGACCGCTATCGCGAAGTCGCCGAGCAGATGGTCAAGGACGGCACGGCGTATTACGCCTACGAGACGAAGGAAGAGCTCGAGGCGATGCGCGAAGCCGCGATGGCCGCGAACGAGAAGCCGCGTTACAACGGCGCGTACCGCGACAAGAACGCCGGCCACCGCGATGATCCGAACCGCGTGATCCGCTTCAGGAATCCGCTCGACGGCACCGTCGTGTGGGACGACAAGATCAAGGGCCGCATCGAGATCGCCAACAGCGAGCTCGACGACCTCGTGATCTTCCGCAGCGACGGTTACCCGACCTACAACTTCGCGGTCGTCGTGGACGACGTGGACATGGAAATCAGCGACGTCGTGCGCGGCGACGACCACGTCAACAACACGCCGCGGCAGATCAACATCTATCGCGCGCTGGGCAAGCCGGTGCCGCACTTCGCGCACATGCCGATGATCCTGGACGAGCAGGGCGCCAAGCTGTCCAAGCGCACGGGCGCGGCGGACGTCATGCAGTACCGCGATGCCGGCTACCTGCCGCACGCACTGCTGAACTACCTCGCGCGCCTGGGCTGGTCGCACGGCGACCAGGAAATCTTCTCGATCCCCGAACTCAAGCAACTGTTCTCGCTGAACGAGGTCAATTCGAAGGCCTCGCGCCTGGACTCCGCAAAGCTCGGTTGGCTCAACCAGCAGTACCTGAAGTCGGACGATCCGGCCGAAGTCGGCAAGCACCTGGAATTCCACCTGCGCGCTGCCGGTTACGACCTGGCGAAAGGCCCCGCGCCCGCCGACATCGTCATCGCCATGCGCGACCGCGTGCAGACGCTGAAGGACATGGCCGAGCGCGCCGCCGTTTGGTTCGGCCCGCTCACGGAATACGACGAAGCCGCCGTCGCCAAGCACCTCAACACTGCCGCCCGCGCGCCGCTCGCCGATGCGCGCGAACGCCTCGCCGCGTTGCCGCAGTGGACCGCCGACACCGTGAGCCAGGCGCTGCACGCCACCGCCGAAGCGCTCGGCATCGGCATGGGCAAGGTCGCGCAGCCGATGCGCGTGGCCATCACCGGCACGCAGGTCAGCCCCGACATCTCGCACACGGTGTACCTGGCCGGCCGCGACGAAGCGCTGCGCCGCATCGACGCCGCCCTTGCAAAAGTGCCTGCCGAGGCCTAAATCGAGCGCATGGGCCACCATTCCCCCTGCACCGATCCCAAGCACCACGTGCACGACGCCGACGCGTACGTGCACCAGGTGGAGCGTGCATGCGAGAAGCGCGGCCTGAACCTCACGCCGCTGCGCGCGACTGCGCTGCGGCTGATCGCCGATGCGGGCCGGCCGATGAAGGCCTACGAACTGCTCGACAAGATGAAGGCGACGCATGAAGGCGCCGCACCGCCCACCGTGTATCGCGCGCTCGATTTCCTGCTCGAGCACGGGTTCGTGCACAAGCTCTCGTCGATCAACGCCTACGTCGGTTGCCACCACCCGGGTGGCGAAATGCATGCGGTGCCGTTCCTCATCTGCGACCGCTGCCATTCGGCGACTGAGTTGGAGGACGACTCGATCGTCTCCGCGCTCGATGCCTCCGCGCGCGCCCTCGGTTTCGCGCCGCAGGCGCAGACGCTCGAAGTGCACGGCGTTTGTGCGGATTGCGCCGCCAAGGCCGCTTGAGGGGCTGAAGGGGCAGGGAGAGGCGTGATGGCGGCTTGACGGGCAATGTTATATTGTTCCAACCGCTGCCCCGCGCCCCCGAATCCCCCGGATGTCGCCCGCCCAACGCTCGCACCACCTGCTCGATCGCCTCGGCGCCACCGGTTCGCTGGTGTGCGCGGTGCATTGCGCGCTGCTGCCGGTGGCCATCGCGACCCTGCCGGCGCTCGGCGTCGCCTCGTGGCTGGGCGAGGGCTTCGAACGCGGCTTCGTGATCTTTGCGACCCTGCTTGGCCTCTTCAGCGTGGTGTGGGGCTATCGCCGCCATGGGGAGGTTCGCGCGCTGGGCCTGCTGCTTCCCGGCCTGGCCGCGCTCTGGCTCGGCAATCTCTTCGGGCCCCTGCACCATGCGCTCGTACCGCACGCCATCACGATGACCCTCGGCGGCACGCTGGTCGGGCTCGCGCACTTCGCCAACCTGCGCCTGGTCCACATCCACAACGCCAACTGCGCCCACAACGCCAGCTGCGCCCAGTGATCTGCTAGTCTTTGCGGCCTCGCGCGCACGGGCGCGCAGTTTCCGCACAAGATCAGGAGCAAACGCACATGGGCAAGGGCGACCGCAAGACCGCCAAGGGCAAGCGCTACAACGCCAGCTATGGCAACGCGCGTCCGAACGTCGTGGCCAAGGCGGCCGGTACCCCGAAGGGTCCGGTGGTGAAGAAGGCCGCGACCAAGTCGGCCCCGGCCGCGAAGGCGCCGGCGAAGAAGGCCGTCGCGAAGAAGGCTGCCTCGAAGGAGTAATCCTTCCGCGCCGCGCGATAAGAAAAGCCCCGCGAGAGCGGGGCTTTTTTGTTGCCTGTCGAACGCGCGTCAGTGCTCGGCGCGCTTCTCGATCTCGGTCCACACGCGCAGCAGGTTGCCGCCGAGGATCTTGCGGATGTCCGCCTCCTTGTAGCCGCGCGCCTGCAGGCCCGCGACGAGGTTCGGATAGTCCGCCACAGACTTCAGTTCGACCGGCAGTTCGCCGTCCACGCCATCGAAGTCCGAACCGATGCCCACGTGGTCGATGCCCACCAGCTTCACCGCATAGTCGATCTGGTCGAGTACCGCGTCGGTGTGCATCACCGGTGCCGGATGCGCGGCGCTGAACGCCTTCGAGTAGGCATCCATCTCGGCCTCCGACTTGCCCTCCTGCTTCATCTTCTCCAGCGTCTGGCGGCGCTCGGCCGTCTCGCGCGCCTGGTTGCGATCGAGGAACGCCGTGCCGAAGGCGAGCTGGATCACGCCGCCTTCCTTCGCGACCGCCTTGGCGATGTCGTCGGGCATGTTGCGGTTGAACTCGGGCGTGAAGTGGCGCATGCCCGAGTGGCTTGCGATCACCGGCACGTCCGTGATGCGCAGGACATCGCGCACGGCGTCGTCGGAGATGTGCGAGACGTCGACGATGATGCCCAGGCGATTCATTTCCTTCACGACCTGCTCGCCGAACGGGCTCAACCCGCCCCACTTGCCCGTCGCCTGGTACGAGGAATCGGCGATGCGGTTGTTGCCGCCGTGCGCCAGCGTGATGTAACGCACGCCGCGGTCGAAGAAGAACTTGAGCTTCGAGAGGTCATCGCCGATCGGCGCACCGTTCTCCATGCCGAGCGGCAGCAGCACCTTGTTGCCGGCGCGCAGCTTGTCCACGTCCTGCGGCGAACGCAGCAGCGCGAACTTGTCCGGATGGCGCTCCACCAGCGCCTCGACATGGTCGATCTGCGAATTCGCGATCTGCCACGCGGTGCCCTTGTCGTCTTCTTCCGCGGAGGTGTAGATCGACATCCACGCGACGTCGAGCCCGCCCTCGCGCGCACGCGGGTAGTCGAATTCGCGTTCCGGCACGAGGATCCCCAGGTCGTTCCACTTCGACTCGAGGTTTTCCGGCGCATCGATGTGCGTGTCGACGATGATCGCGTCCTGTGCGAGTTTTCGCGCCGCGTCCGTCGCGTCGGCTGCATGCAGCGAGCCGGCGATGCACAGCGAGAGGAGGGTGAAGGCAAAGATTCGACGCATCAAAAATTCCCCTTGGTTCAAGTTCAACAGCGGTCAGACGAGACGTGCGCCGCCCACGTGGACGGCATCGACGAGTTGGCCCCCGAGCCAGTAGCACAGCTCGGAGGGGTGCTGGACGCGCCAGCGTACGAAGTCCGCGCGCATGCCGGTGCGCAGCACGCCACGGTCCTGCAGGCCGAGGGCGCGCGCGCCGTTGACGGTGGCGCCGCGCAGCGCTTCGACGGGCGTGAGGCGGAAGTGGGTGCAGGCCAGCTGCATGGCCTGGCGCAGCGACTGCAGCGGCGAAGTGCCGGGATTGCAGTCGGTCGCCACCGCCATCGGCACGCCGTGTTCGCGGAAGGCGTCGATCGGCGGCAGCTTGGTGTCGCGCAGCACATGGAAGGCGCCGGGCAGCAGCACCGCGACCGTGCCGTGTTCGGCCATCGCGCGCACGCTGTCGAGGTTGGTGTGTTCGACGTGGTCGGCGGACAGGCCACCGAACTCCGCGGCGATGCCGCCGCCACCGAGGTCGCTCAGCTGATCGGCGTGCAGCTTTACGGGGAGTTGGAGCGCGCGCGCCGTTTCGAACACGCGTCGCGTCTGCGCAGGGGAGAAGCCGATGCCTTCGCAGAAGGCGTCGACTGCATCGATCAATCCTTCGGACGCCAGCTGCGGCATCCATTCGCATAGCGCATCGACATATCCATCCGCGTTGCCTGCGAACTCCGGCGGCAAGGCGTGCGCCGCGAGGTAAGTCGTCCGCACGGTGACGCCCAGGGCCTCGCCGATCCGCCGCGCCACGCGCAACATGCGGCGTTCGGTGTCGAGGTCGAGGCCGTAACCGGATTTGATCTCGATCGTGCCCACGCCATCGGCCAGCAGCGCGCGTGCGCGGGGCAGGGAGGCTTCGAGTAGTTCGGCTTCGCTCGCCGCACGCGTGGCGCGCACCGACGAAATGATCCCGCCGCCTGCGCGTGCGATCTCCTCGTAGGTCGCGCCCTGCAGGCGCAGTTCGAACTCGCGCGCGCGGTCGCCCGCGAACACCAGGTGCGTATGGCAATCGACCAGTGCC comes from Lysobacter sp. KIS68-7 and encodes:
- a CDS encoding ferritin-like domain-containing protein codes for the protein MASLFDAARACLDAATPDDKLARTAEAAKAFADGAFALLEDDREPEPIRMPGRPERPRLVHPRELPRRGFGTLEGRAAFIHAVAHIEFNAIDLAWDAVYRFRHFPPAYYADWIGVASDEARHFAMLRTRLREFGHDYGDFDAHNGLWEMAEKTAHDALARMALVPRVLEARGLDVTPGMIVKLRSLGDDATADILEVILREEVGHVAAGSRWYRWCCALQGIEPRAKFRELLGAYARPVLHGPFNLEARSAAGFDEEELAALQQLDMQSRS
- a CDS encoding DNA-binding protein — encoded protein: MREYEFTLKFRLSDPAADPDQHLEALAASGCDDATVGLGQRGRIALVFARESKSAWAAIASAVRDVKQAIPGAELIEASPDFVGLSDLADIAGFTRQNMRKLMLSNIATFPLAVHEGTPSLWHLASVLTWLQDHQQRPVDGVLLDIAKTNMVLNIAKETRRLPGAALPKELVPLFA
- the lpxH gene encoding UDP-2,3-diacylglucosamine diphosphatase, whose translation is MPTLFISDLHLDAERPAITELFGHFLADEARGADALYILGDLFEAWVGDDDPSEVGAFVADRIAALAAAGTPTFFIRGNRDFLLGEDYARRARMRILPDPAVVVLEGEPAILMHGDTLCTDDKAYQAFRAQTRDPKWQAQFLSQPLPARLAFAHQARAASKAHQSGLKQEGLMEAITDVAPATVDATMARFGIPRLIHGHTHRPRVHDEAHGKRIVLGDWYEQGSVLRVDRDGARLAALTA
- the gltX gene encoding glutamate--tRNA ligase, whose protein sequence is MAVRTRFAPSPTGYLHIGGARAALYCWLEARRHDGKFILRIEDTDRERSTQGAIDAILEAMAWLGLDYDEGPIYQTQRIDRYREVAEQMVKDGTAYYAYETKEELEAMREAAMAANEKPRYNGAYRDKNAGHRDDPNRVIRFRNPLDGTVVWDDKIKGRIEIANSELDDLVIFRSDGYPTYNFAVVVDDVDMEISDVVRGDDHVNNTPRQINIYRALGKPVPHFAHMPMILDEQGAKLSKRTGAADVMQYRDAGYLPHALLNYLARLGWSHGDQEIFSIPELKQLFSLNEVNSKASRLDSAKLGWLNQQYLKSDDPAEVGKHLEFHLRAAGYDLAKGPAPADIVIAMRDRVQTLKDMAERAAVWFGPLTEYDEAAVAKHLNTAARAPLADARERLAALPQWTADTVSQALHATAEALGIGMGKVAQPMRVAITGTQVSPDISHTVYLAGRDEALRRIDAALAKVPAEA
- a CDS encoding transcriptional repressor; its protein translation is MGHHSPCTDPKHHVHDADAYVHQVERACEKRGLNLTPLRATALRLIADAGRPMKAYELLDKMKATHEGAAPPTVYRALDFLLEHGFVHKLSSINAYVGCHHPGGEMHAVPFLICDRCHSATELEDDSIVSALDASARALGFAPQAQTLEVHGVCADCAAKAA
- a CDS encoding MerC domain-containing protein, which translates into the protein MSPAQRSHHLLDRLGATGSLVCAVHCALLPVAIATLPALGVASWLGEGFERGFVIFATLLGLFSVVWGYRRHGEVRALGLLLPGLAALWLGNLFGPLHHALVPHAITMTLGGTLVGLAHFANLRLVHIHNANCAHNASCAQ
- a CDS encoding 30S ribosomal protein THX, whose protein sequence is MGKGDRKTAKGKRYNASYGNARPNVVAKAAGTPKGPVVKKAATKSAPAAKAPAKKAVAKKAASKE
- a CDS encoding dipeptidase; this encodes MRRIFAFTLLSLCIAGSLHAADATDAARKLAQDAIIVDTHIDAPENLESKWNDLGILVPEREFDYPRAREGGLDVAWMSIYTSAEEDDKGTAWQIANSQIDHVEALVERHPDKFALLRSPQDVDKLRAGNKVLLPLGMENGAPIGDDLSKLKFFFDRGVRYITLAHGGNNRIADSSYQATGKWGGLSPFGEQVVKEMNRLGIIVDVSHISDDAVRDVLRITDVPVIASHSGMRHFTPEFNRNMPDDIAKAVAKEGGVIQLAFGTAFLDRNQARETAERRQTLEKMKQEGKSEAEMDAYSKAFSAAHPAPVMHTDAVLDQIDYAVKLVGIDHVGIGSDFDGVDGELPVELKSVADYPNLVAGLQARGYKEADIRKILGGNLLRVWTEIEKRAEH
- the hutI gene encoding imidazolonepropionase gives rise to the protein MPAHPAPFDGLLLGVSLATLEGTEGYGEIADAALGWRDGVFTFVGPRSALPGPPAAIANEVIETQGWVTPALVDCHTHLVFAGDRAREFELRLQGATYEEIARAGGGIISSVRATRAASEAELLEASLPRARALLADGVGTIEIKSGYGLDLDTERRMLRVARRIGEALGVTVRTTYLAAHALPPEFAGNADGYVDALCEWMPQLASEGLIDAVDAFCEGIGFSPAQTRRVFETARALQLPVKLHADQLSDLGGGGIAAEFGGLSADHVEHTNLDSVRAMAEHGTVAVLLPGAFHVLRDTKLPPIDAFREHGVPMAVATDCNPGTSPLQSLRQAMQLACTHFRLTPVEALRGATVNGARALGLQDRGVLRTGMRADFVRWRVQHPSELCYWLGGQLVDAVHVGGARLV